The Pseudoalteromonas translucida KMM 520 genome segment CTTTATCCATACCTCGGGATATTTGCGTGCCTACACCAACAATACTGAGTTTGTTGTCTGCGGTGATTTCACCTACCGTTGCAATCACTTTTGAGGTGCCAACGTCTAATCCAATCACTAGGTTTCTTTCTGCTGACTTAGTCATGCCTTACTCTTATTTTGTAATTGTTCTTCTTGCAATGGCTTAAAGCTGACTGCAAGGCCAGTATCGTAGCGTAAATCGATTGCATCTATTTGAGCATCTGCACGCTTTTCCATGCGTGGATAAACGTCTATAAAACGCTGTACACGCTTAGCTTTATCTTTGCGCCCTAAATTTAAGCGCACTCCGTTATCTAGCCACAACTGCCATGAGAAACGCTCCGACAACGCTAAACTTTTTAACGTTAATGCGTTTACTTTTAGCATTTCGTCAAATTGCTGAAACGCAATCCATGCTTCTTGCTCACTGCCTTCTGGGCCATATAGTTGAGGTAAATTTTTACTTAACTTATTACTTTTAGCTTCAAATGCATCGCCGTTTTGATTAAGTAACAAGTCACTATTCCAATGCGCAACAGCGCGGTGCTCAACTACATAAACTTGCAGTGTGTCGGGCCATTGTTTACGCACCGATACACTTGCAACCCAAGGTAAATCTTGTACCAGTTGCTGTACATGCTTTACATTAAGGTCAAAAAAGCTAGTTAAATCTGCTTTTTTAATCGCTCTAATAATAGCGATTTCGTCGGTATATTTAGGATTACCCTGCACAGTTAAATGCTTAATTTGGGCATCTTTATTTTCTACCAACCAATCCGATACACCTGTGGTAATTTGCACTAAGCCGATTACCACAGCTAGAAAAAAACTCACCCCAAAAATCAGCGACCAGTTTAGTTGCTGTTTGATTTGTAGCGTTTTTTCTAAAAGGGGATGCATATTAAAGTGTTTGCTCCAAAATGCGAACAACTAATTGCTCAAAACTTGCACCATGTGCTTTTGCCGCCATAGGTACAAGCGACTTTTCGGTCATACCGGGTACTGTATTTACTTCTAATAAGTAAAAATTACCTTGCTGATCTTGCATTGCATCTACGCGACCCCAGCCGCTAGCACCTACTAAATCAAATGCATCGAGTGCCATTGCTTGTAAGTGCTCGGTATCTGCAGGCGATAAATCTGCCGGGCAATGATACTGCGTGGTAGTTGCTTGATACTTAGCTTGGTAATCATAAAAACCATTGGGTGTTGTCATTTCGATTACTGGCAACACTTCATCGCCTAATACCGTTATGGTAAATTCGCGGCCACTGATCCACTGCTCAACGAGTACTTGGCTATCAAACTTAAACGCATTACTAAGTGCATCTTCAAGCTCTTGTGGCGTGTTTGCTTGTGCCATACCAATACTTGAGCCTTCGTGCGACGGTTTTACCATCACTTTTTTAAATTGCTGCATTATTG includes the following:
- a CDS encoding cell division protein FtsQ/DivIB, with the translated sequence MHPLLEKTLQIKQQLNWSLIFGVSFFLAVVIGLVQITTGVSDWLVENKDAQIKHLTVQGNPKYTDEIAIIRAIKKADLTSFFDLNVKHVQQLVQDLPWVASVSVRKQWPDTLQVYVVEHRAVAHWNSDLLLNQNGDAFEAKSNKLSKNLPQLYGPEGSEQEAWIAFQQFDEMLKVNALTLKSLALSERFSWQLWLDNGVRLNLGRKDKAKRVQRFIDVYPRMEKRADAQIDAIDLRYDTGLAVSFKPLQEEQLQNKSKA
- a CDS encoding D-alanine--D-alanine ligase, whose translation is MTQLNTQFGKVAVLLGGNSAEREVSLRSGQAVLNALQNHGINAIAFDPKERPLWELNELAIDRVFIALHGRGGEDGTVQGALEFMNLPYTGSNVLGSALAMDKVRCKHLFKSAGLSTAPYTVVDAKKGFDAAAIMQQFKKVMVKPSHEGSSIGMAQANTPQELEDALSNAFKFDSQVLVEQWISGREFTITVLGDEVLPVIEMTTPNGFYDYQAKYQATTTQYHCPADLSPADTEHLQAMALDAFDLVGASGWGRVDAMQDQQGNFYLLEVNTVPGMTEKSLVPMAAKAHGASFEQLVVRILEQTL